The following proteins come from a genomic window of Paenibacillus spongiae:
- a CDS encoding valine--tRNA ligase, whose product MSDKQTTTTAMPTTYDPKASEAKWYEYWMRGDYFEAGKRPDAETFTIVIPPPNVTGMLHIGHALDFTLQDIMIRAKRMQGYDTLWLPGSDHAGIATQTKVEQKLREEGLSRYDLGREKFLEKVWEWKDLYAQTIHDQWAKMGFSLDYSRERFTLDEGLSKAVREVFVKLYDKGLIYRGKKIINWDPAARTALSDIEVEYKEVNGHLYHLQYPLKDGSGSLTVATTRPETMLGDTAVAVHPEDERYKHLIGKSLILPILGREIPIIGDEYVEKEFGSGAVKITPAHDPNDFEVGARHNLPQIVVMDESGVMNEEAGPYKGLDRAECRKAIVADLQEQGVCIRIEDHVHQVGHSERTGAVVEPYLSTQWFVSMKPLADRAIEAQRSGGGVQFVPDRFEKIYLNWIENVRDWCISRQLWWGHRIPAWYCDGCGAMHVAHEDVTSCDKCGSGSLRQDEDVLDTWFSSALWPFSTLGWPEETNDLKRFYPTDVLVTGYDIIYFWVARMIFTALEFTDQIPFKDVLMHGLVRDENGQKMSKSLGNGVDPLDVIEKYGADAMRFMLSTSSTPGQDLRFRWERVEQARNFANKIWNASRFALMNLEGVTAADIDITGKLGTADRWILHRLNETTREVTRLIDSYEFGETGRSLTNFIWDDLCDWYIEFAKLNLYGEDAEAKRATQSVLAYVLDRTQRLIHPFMPFISEEIWQHLPHEGESITLASWPVYDEALEAPDAVSEMELLMDTIRAVRNIRAEVNVPMSKKVELLIKPSSEAASAILSRNEEFVSRFCGTSKLAVSLELAAPDKAMTAVVTGAELYLPLAGLIDISQEIIRLEKEISHLTSEVERVEKKLANAGFVAKAPEKVIEEERAKMADYADKRAKVQARLAELRA is encoded by the coding sequence ATGTCTGACAAACAAACCACAACCACGGCCATGCCGACGACTTACGATCCGAAGGCGTCGGAAGCGAAATGGTACGAATATTGGATGAGAGGAGACTATTTCGAGGCTGGCAAACGTCCGGACGCGGAAACCTTCACGATCGTTATTCCGCCGCCGAACGTAACGGGGATGCTGCATATCGGGCATGCGCTCGATTTCACGCTTCAGGATATTATGATCCGGGCCAAGCGGATGCAGGGCTACGATACGTTATGGCTGCCGGGGAGCGACCATGCGGGCATTGCAACACAGACGAAGGTGGAACAGAAGCTGCGAGAAGAAGGTCTGTCTCGTTACGATCTGGGACGCGAGAAATTTCTGGAGAAAGTATGGGAATGGAAGGATCTCTACGCGCAAACGATTCATGATCAATGGGCTAAGATGGGCTTCTCTCTCGATTACTCCCGCGAGCGCTTCACGCTGGACGAAGGTCTGTCCAAGGCGGTTCGCGAGGTATTCGTCAAGCTCTATGACAAGGGCCTGATCTATCGCGGCAAGAAAATTATCAACTGGGATCCGGCCGCCCGTACGGCTTTGTCTGATATCGAGGTTGAATACAAAGAGGTAAACGGCCATCTCTATCACCTTCAGTACCCGCTCAAGGACGGAAGCGGCTCGCTGACGGTAGCGACGACCCGTCCGGAAACGATGCTCGGCGATACCGCCGTTGCCGTTCATCCGGAAGACGAACGTTATAAGCACTTGATCGGAAAGTCGCTCATCCTGCCGATTCTCGGAAGGGAAATTCCGATTATCGGCGACGAGTACGTCGAGAAAGAGTTCGGCTCCGGCGCGGTCAAGATTACGCCGGCACACGATCCGAACGACTTTGAGGTCGGAGCCCGCCATAACCTGCCGCAAATCGTCGTGATGGATGAAAGCGGCGTAATGAACGAGGAAGCCGGACCGTACAAGGGCCTTGACCGGGCGGAATGCCGCAAGGCGATCGTAGCTGACCTGCAGGAGCAGGGCGTCTGCATTCGTATTGAAGATCACGTGCATCAGGTCGGTCATAGCGAGCGCACCGGCGCCGTGGTTGAGCCTTATCTGTCGACCCAGTGGTTCGTTTCCATGAAGCCGCTGGCGGATCGGGCGATTGAAGCCCAGCGCTCGGGCGGAGGCGTTCAATTCGTCCCTGACCGGTTCGAGAAAATTTACCTCAACTGGATCGAGAATGTGCGTGATTGGTGTATATCCCGCCAGCTATGGTGGGGCCATCGTATCCCGGCTTGGTATTGCGACGGATGCGGCGCCATGCATGTCGCACACGAGGACGTAACGTCCTGCGACAAATGCGGAAGCGGCTCGCTGCGTCAGGACGAGGACGTTCTCGATACGTGGTTCAGCTCCGCGCTATGGCCGTTCTCGACACTCGGCTGGCCGGAAGAAACGAATGATCTGAAGCGGTTCTATCCGACCGATGTCCTTGTGACCGGATACGACATCATCTACTTCTGGGTAGCCCGGATGATCTTTACGGCGCTTGAGTTCACGGATCAGATTCCGTTCAAGGATGTGCTCATGCACGGTCTTGTCCGCGACGAGAATGGACAGAAGATGTCCAAATCGCTCGGCAACGGCGTAGACCCTCTTGATGTGATCGAGAAATACGGAGCCGATGCGATGCGCTTCATGCTGTCGACGAGCAGCACGCCAGGCCAGGATTTGCGGTTCCGCTGGGAACGGGTCGAGCAGGCGCGCAATTTCGCCAACAAGATATGGAACGCTTCCCGCTTCGCGCTGATGAATCTGGAAGGCGTGACAGCGGCCGATATTGATATTACGGGCAAGCTGGGCACGGCAGACCGTTGGATTCTCCACCGGCTGAACGAGACGACCCGTGAAGTAACCCGTCTCATCGACAGCTATGAATTCGGCGAAACAGGCCGGTCCTTGACCAATTTTATCTGGGACGATCTATGCGACTGGTATATTGAGTTTGCCAAGCTTAACCTCTATGGCGAGGATGCCGAAGCGAAGCGTGCGACTCAATCGGTATTGGCGTACGTCCTTGATCGCACGCAGCGGCTGATTCATCCGTTCATGCCTTTCATCAGCGAAGAGATCTGGCAGCATCTGCCGCACGAGGGCGAGTCGATTACATTGGCCTCGTGGCCGGTGTATGATGAGGCGCTGGAAGCGCCGGACGCTGTAAGCGAGATGGAGCTGCTTATGGACACGATTCGCGCCGTCCGCAACATCCGCGCAGAAGTCAATGTTCCGATGAGCAAGAAGGTTGAACTGCTGATCAAGCCTTCAAGCGAAGCTGCGTCGGCGATCCTCAGCCGCAACGAGGAGTTCGTGAGCCGCTTCTGCGGGACGTCCAAGCTTGCGGTAAGCCTGGAGCTAGCGGCGCCGGACAAAGCGATGACAGCCGTTGTAACGGGGGCGGAGCTGTATTTGCCGCTTGCGGGCTTGATCGATATCTCGCAGGAAATCATCCGTCTCGAGAAAGAAATCAGCCATCTGACTTCCGAAGTGGAACGCGTAGAGAAGAAGCTCGCCAATGCCGGCTTCGTTGCGAAAGCGCCGGAGAAAGTCATTGAAGAGGAACGGGCCAAGATGGCTGACTATGCCGACAAACGGGCGAAGGTGCAAGCAAGATTGGCGGAGCTTCGCGCATAA
- a CDS encoding LysM peptidoglycan-binding domain-containing protein, whose protein sequence is MSNYTSGLRFDVYERVHLPEDVAGIDELEEIELVPRIQIVQQGEQVLLKGHLLLSGLYRTQNERSESQSLEHWIPVEITLPLNRVNRLDDISVEIDNFDVDLLSARTLNITGVLSLLGIEVEQPRETESWREEPFTVVHRREPGEAEHLSAELEEEQDESPHEAVAGAEGYVIDPSQSFQETFAREYAQQVDAQRAADELEERQAEERRLEEQRELEAAYMLELAEQERREAYLIETAERERAQAAQREREAAELLERESAAYETMLREAAEQKSSSPEPAGVQAGQMQERNYEIDQLVNVIEASGQESSDANFDSAFQEAEQQAYGDISPIEAEPARKEMQVVLGSKPASDETAQPAAGVGFRSLLQSSKREQEARAVAEESAQRAAEEAKRSTGDEIEWKTLFLSRTSDDNSFRKVRICIVQREETLEHIAIRYHLQPRELALYNRLTDQNIAEGQVLYIP, encoded by the coding sequence GTGTCGAATTACACGAGCGGTTTACGATTTGACGTGTATGAACGCGTTCACTTGCCCGAAGATGTGGCGGGAATCGATGAGCTGGAGGAAATCGAGCTCGTTCCCCGCATCCAAATCGTACAACAGGGCGAGCAGGTGCTGTTAAAAGGACATCTGCTGCTATCTGGCCTTTATCGCACGCAGAATGAGCGGTCCGAAAGCCAATCGCTTGAGCATTGGATTCCCGTTGAGATTACGTTACCCCTCAATCGGGTGAACCGGCTGGACGACATATCGGTAGAAATCGATAATTTCGATGTGGATCTGCTTTCGGCAAGAACGCTCAATATAACCGGCGTTCTGTCACTTCTGGGCATCGAAGTGGAGCAGCCGCGCGAAACGGAGAGCTGGAGGGAGGAGCCGTTCACGGTTGTTCACCGGCGTGAGCCCGGGGAAGCGGAGCACCTGTCGGCAGAGCTGGAGGAGGAACAGGACGAATCACCTCATGAAGCGGTTGCCGGAGCGGAAGGGTACGTTATCGATCCGTCTCAATCATTTCAAGAAACGTTCGCCCGGGAATACGCCCAGCAAGTGGATGCCCAGCGTGCGGCGGATGAGCTGGAAGAACGGCAAGCGGAGGAGCGGCGTCTGGAAGAGCAGCGGGAGCTGGAGGCTGCCTATATGCTAGAGCTCGCGGAGCAGGAGCGCCGCGAAGCCTATCTCATTGAGACGGCCGAAAGGGAGCGTGCACAGGCGGCACAGCGGGAACGCGAAGCTGCGGAGCTACTTGAGCGGGAATCCGCAGCCTACGAAACGATGCTCCGAGAAGCCGCCGAACAGAAATCCTCTTCTCCTGAGCCGGCAGGGGTTCAAGCCGGACAGATGCAGGAACGCAATTATGAAATCGACCAGCTCGTTAATGTCATCGAAGCGTCAGGCCAGGAAAGTTCGGATGCCAATTTCGATTCGGCTTTCCAAGAGGCCGAACAGCAAGCTTATGGTGATATAAGTCCGATTGAGGCCGAACCGGCTCGCAAGGAGATGCAGGTCGTTCTGGGAAGCAAGCCGGCTTCAGACGAAACGGCTCAGCCGGCAGCCGGCGTAGGGTTCCGTTCCTTGCTGCAATCGAGCAAGCGGGAGCAGGAAGCCCGGGCTGTCGCCGAGGAGTCCGCGCAGCGTGCGGCCGAAGAGGCGAAGCGGTCCACCGGCGATGAGATCGAGTGGAAGACGCTGTTCCTGAGCCGCACCTCTGACGACAATTCCTTCCGCAAGGTACGGATTTGCATCGTTCAGCGGGAGGAGACGCTGGAGCATATTGCGATCCGGTACCACTTGCAGCCTAGGGAGCTTGCGCTGTACAACCGTTTAACCGACCAGAATATAGCGGAAGGCCAAGTCTTATATATTCCTTAA
- a CDS encoding RluA family pseudouridine synthase — MTVNRSEFSRNGQWLELPLEALNRFEPDAIAEVLQPLGAGSHPHEVRQRLLALGVFPAKWINRLFSVGGIRLERGIVGLLTFVPVDIKTDPIYQLAKHIGDPAALDRVSVLYEDDWCLVLDKPAGMPVHPNAPGQRGTLDEAAARRCMHIGDALPVKHIHRLDDDTAGPVLYAKNDLAQHVLDEAMREKRIDRHYEAIVHGKLARSRGTINEPIGKDRHHGSRRRVSPSGDQAVTHYETLASYKHASLLRLQLETGRTHQIRVHLSHIGHPLVGDKLYGGRTELLAHQALRGERLLFPHPLTDNKVSVKSAEPEWFRNLRQKLSAL, encoded by the coding sequence ATGACTGTGAATCGATCTGAATTCTCCCGCAATGGGCAATGGCTGGAGCTTCCGCTGGAAGCTTTGAACCGTTTCGAGCCTGACGCCATTGCGGAGGTTCTTCAGCCGCTCGGAGCTGGCAGCCATCCGCATGAAGTGCGGCAGCGGCTGCTGGCTCTTGGCGTATTCCCGGCCAAATGGATCAACCGTCTGTTCTCCGTAGGGGGAATTCGTCTAGAGCGCGGGATCGTCGGTCTGCTTACATTCGTGCCTGTCGACATCAAGACCGATCCGATCTATCAGCTTGCCAAGCATATAGGAGATCCTGCTGCGCTTGATCGCGTCTCTGTTCTATACGAGGATGACTGGTGCCTTGTGCTCGATAAACCGGCCGGTATGCCTGTCCATCCGAATGCTCCAGGCCAGCGGGGGACGCTCGATGAAGCTGCAGCCCGCCGCTGCATGCACATCGGTGATGCGCTGCCTGTGAAGCATATCCATCGACTCGATGACGATACGGCAGGTCCGGTTCTCTATGCGAAGAATGATCTGGCGCAGCATGTGCTGGACGAGGCGATGAGAGAGAAACGGATTGATAGACATTACGAAGCGATCGTTCACGGCAAGCTTGCACGGAGCCGCGGCACGATTAACGAGCCGATCGGCAAGGATCGCCATCACGGATCGCGAAGACGAGTTTCCCCTTCCGGGGACCAAGCCGTAACGCATTATGAGACACTCGCCTCCTATAAGCATGCGTCACTGCTGCGGCTGCAGCTTGAAACGGGCAGAACGCATCAGATCCGGGTGCACTTGAGCCATATAGGACATCCGCTTGTGGGTGATAAGCTATACGGGGGCCGTACCGAGTTGTTGGCTCATCAAGCGCTCAGGGGAGAACGGCTTCTATTCCCCCATCCATTAACGGATAATAAGGTCTCGGTCAAATCGGCGGAACCCGAATGGTTCCGCAACTTGCGTCAAAAGCTAAGCGCTCTGTGA
- the hemL gene encoding glutamate-1-semialdehyde 2,1-aminomutase, with translation MSEKVQQRQDARSKEAFAKAKTVIPGGVNSPVRAFRSVGLTPVYVDRGEGYRIYDIDGNSYIDYVGSWGPLIMGHAHPKVVEAIVRTAEKGTSFGAPTELETMMAELVCERVPSVEIVRMVNSGTEATMSALRLARGYTNRSKIVKFEGSYHGHADSLLIKAGSGVATLGLPDSPGVPESTASHTITVPYNDLEAVKAVFEKFGEQIACVIVEPVAGNMGVVPPLPGFLQGLRDVTSAYGSLLIFDEVMTGFRVHYHCAQGLYGITPDLTCMGKVIGGGLPVGAYGGKREIMERIAPSGPIYQAGTLSGNPLAMAAGYTTLSLLTQETYERLEQLSVRLQLGFEANAAKHGIPSTINRVGSMVCPFFTDTHVINYDTAKTSDLNRFKAYFASMLDLGVSVAPSQFEGMFVSALHDEEAIDATIAAHDEALRRL, from the coding sequence ATGAGCGAAAAAGTTCAACAACGGCAGGATGCGCGTTCCAAAGAGGCATTCGCCAAAGCAAAGACCGTCATTCCAGGCGGCGTCAATTCTCCTGTCCGTGCCTTCCGTTCGGTAGGACTGACTCCGGTATATGTAGATCGCGGGGAAGGTTACCGCATCTATGATATCGATGGCAACAGCTATATCGATTATGTAGGCTCTTGGGGCCCGCTTATCATGGGACATGCTCATCCGAAGGTCGTGGAAGCCATCGTCCGCACGGCGGAGAAAGGGACGAGCTTCGGTGCTCCAACAGAGCTGGAAACGATGATGGCCGAGCTTGTCTGCGAGCGTGTTCCTTCGGTAGAGATCGTCCGCATGGTGAACTCCGGCACGGAAGCGACGATGAGCGCGCTTCGCCTCGCGCGCGGCTATACGAATCGTTCCAAGATCGTGAAGTTCGAAGGCTCTTATCACGGCCATGCGGACAGTCTGCTTATTAAAGCCGGTTCCGGTGTCGCGACGCTCGGTCTTCCGGACAGCCCCGGCGTTCCGGAAAGCACGGCGTCGCACACGATTACGGTACCTTATAACGATCTGGAAGCCGTCAAAGCCGTGTTCGAGAAATTCGGGGAGCAAATCGCATGCGTGATTGTCGAACCTGTGGCTGGCAATATGGGCGTCGTGCCTCCGCTGCCCGGCTTTCTGCAAGGGCTTCGCGATGTAACTTCGGCATACGGCAGCCTGCTCATCTTCGACGAGGTCATGACGGGTTTCCGCGTTCATTATCATTGTGCTCAGGGATTATATGGCATTACGCCGGATTTGACCTGCATGGGGAAAGTGATCGGCGGCGGTCTTCCTGTCGGCGCTTACGGCGGCAAGCGTGAAATTATGGAACGAATCGCGCCAAGCGGCCCGATTTATCAAGCCGGAACGCTGTCAGGCAACCCGTTGGCGATGGCGGCCGGCTATACGACGCTCAGTCTGTTGACGCAGGAGACGTACGAAAGGCTGGAGCAGCTGTCGGTCAGGCTGCAGCTTGGATTCGAAGCCAATGCGGCGAAGCATGGCATTCCCAGCACGATTAACCGCGTAGGCTCGATGGTGTGCCCCTTCTTTACCGACACGCATGTCATCAATTACGATACGGCCAAAACCTCCGATTTGAATCGGTTCAAAGCTTATTTCGCCAGCATGCTCGATCTTGGCGTAAGTGTTGCACCGTCTCAATTCGAAGGCATGTTCGTGTCCGCCTTACATGATGAAGAGGCGATTGACGCTACCATTGCGGCGCACGACGAAGCGCTCCGCCGTCTTTAG
- the hemB gene encoding porphobilinogen synthase: protein MSYPITRLRRLRRTSALRNLVRETTLTTNDFIYPIFVTHGTGIKEEIPSMPGVHHFSIDLLKEEIDAVLAAGIQSVLLFGVPDRKDATGSSAYDPNGIVQEATRAVKSWAPELVVIADTCLCQFTDHGHCGVVHQNMATGIAEVSNDASLELLVRTAVSQAEAGADIIAPSNMMDGFVHAIREGLDAAGFEDIPILSYSVKYSSAYYGPFRDAAHSAPQFGDRKTYQMDPANVREALREAEADVIEGADMLMVKPALAYLDVLRMLKEHFDLPVAAYNVSAEYSMVKAAAESGWIDEKSIVLETLLGMKRAGADMIITYHALDAARWLKGE, encoded by the coding sequence ATGAGTTACCCGATTACCCGTTTACGCCGGCTGCGACGTACTTCCGCACTTCGCAATCTAGTACGGGAGACGACGCTTACGACGAATGACTTCATATATCCGATATTTGTCACACATGGAACCGGCATTAAAGAAGAGATTCCTTCCATGCCGGGCGTTCATCACTTCTCGATCGATCTTCTGAAGGAAGAGATCGACGCTGTTCTTGCAGCCGGCATTCAGTCGGTTCTGCTGTTCGGCGTGCCCGATCGCAAGGATGCAACCGGATCCTCCGCATACGATCCGAACGGTATCGTACAGGAAGCGACTCGCGCAGTTAAATCATGGGCGCCGGAGCTTGTTGTAATTGCAGACACATGCCTCTGTCAGTTTACCGACCATGGCCATTGCGGTGTCGTTCATCAAAATATGGCGACTGGCATCGCCGAGGTTTCAAACGACGCTTCGCTTGAACTGCTTGTCCGTACGGCTGTGTCGCAAGCGGAAGCCGGAGCCGATATTATCGCGCCATCCAACATGATGGACGGCTTCGTGCATGCCATTCGCGAAGGACTCGATGCAGCGGGTTTTGAAGATATTCCGATCTTATCCTATTCGGTAAAATATTCCTCCGCGTACTACGGTCCCTTCCGTGATGCCGCGCATTCTGCGCCGCAATTCGGCGACCGCAAGACGTACCAGATGGATCCCGCCAATGTGCGTGAAGCGCTGCGGGAAGCCGAAGCTGACGTAATCGAAGGCGCGGATATGCTGATGGTGAAGCCGGCGTTAGCCTATCTGGACGTTCTCCGTATGCTGAAGGAGCACTTCGATCTGCCGGTTGCGGCATACAACGTGAGCGCGGAGTATTCGATGGTCAAAGCCGCGGCAGAGAGCGGCTGGATCGACGAGAAGTCGATTGTGCTGGAGACGCTTCTGGGCATGAAGCGTGCAGGCGCCGATATGATCATTACGTACCATGCTTTAGACGCCGCCCGCTGGTTAAAGGGCGAATAA
- the cobA gene encoding uroporphyrinogen-III C-methyltransferase: MGKGIVYLVGAGPGDPKLITIRGLECIRACDVIVYDRLASPRLLRELKPGAEKVYVGKLPDRHTMKQEDINRLLVDLALQGKVVTRLKGGDPTIFGRVGEEAELLYDNGVEFEIVPGITSAIAVPAYAGIPVTHRDLASSLSIITGHESPEKLDRSIHWDKVTNATGTLIFLMGVSKIGYISEQLIKHGKPPETPVALIRWGTRVEQETLVGTLETIEGIVKAANFQPPAVIVVGEVVKQRRKLQWAERRPLFGTRVLVTRARAQSSELADQIEALGGEACEFPVIEMREPEDSAKLEAALTDAESYDWLMFTSVNGVEYFFKWLKRFGIDIRRFHRARIAAVGPKTAEALENRSLTIDVLPVIFQAEGLLDSLTDALVPGQRVLLPRGDLGRDILPRELAGKGLDPVEIDVYETVIADNQDEDTLELLREGKIDIITFASSSSVTNLFIVLRRMGIEDPAALLKGSAIACIGPVTAETAMNAGLEVSIQPNDSTLDALVAAVAAYRLEARLK, from the coding sequence ATGGGGAAAGGGATAGTCTATCTCGTAGGAGCAGGTCCCGGCGATCCGAAGCTGATCACGATACGCGGACTCGAATGCATTCGAGCATGCGACGTGATCGTTTATGACCGTCTGGCCAGCCCGCGATTGCTCCGTGAGCTTAAGCCCGGCGCGGAGAAAGTGTACGTAGGCAAGCTGCCCGACCGGCACACGATGAAGCAAGAGGATATTAACCGGCTTCTCGTCGATTTGGCGCTGCAAGGTAAGGTTGTAACCCGCTTGAAGGGCGGGGATCCGACAATCTTCGGCCGCGTCGGTGAAGAGGCGGAGCTGCTTTATGACAATGGCGTCGAGTTTGAAATCGTTCCTGGCATTACATCCGCGATCGCAGTTCCCGCATACGCCGGCATACCTGTCACGCATCGCGATTTGGCTTCCTCGCTGTCGATTATTACCGGACATGAAAGTCCGGAGAAGCTGGACCGGTCCATTCACTGGGATAAGGTAACGAATGCCACAGGCACCCTTATCTTTCTCATGGGCGTATCCAAGATCGGCTATATTTCGGAGCAGCTGATCAAGCATGGGAAACCGCCGGAAACTCCGGTAGCCTTGATCCGCTGGGGAACGCGCGTTGAACAAGAGACGCTGGTAGGCACGCTGGAAACGATCGAAGGCATCGTCAAGGCTGCCAATTTTCAACCGCCGGCGGTCATCGTTGTCGGCGAGGTCGTCAAGCAGCGCCGGAAGCTGCAATGGGCGGAGCGCAGACCGTTGTTCGGGACCCGGGTGCTGGTTACACGCGCGAGAGCGCAGAGCAGCGAGCTCGCCGATCAGATCGAAGCGCTCGGGGGAGAGGCCTGTGAATTTCCCGTCATTGAGATGCGGGAGCCCGAAGACAGCGCCAAGCTGGAAGCGGCTCTGACCGATGCGGAAAGCTATGACTGGCTTATGTTTACGAGCGTGAACGGAGTCGAGTATTTCTTCAAGTGGCTGAAACGGTTCGGGATCGATATCCGCCGGTTTCATCGAGCGCGTATTGCGGCTGTCGGTCCGAAGACGGCCGAAGCTTTGGAGAATCGTTCATTGACGATCGACGTTCTGCCGGTCATATTTCAGGCAGAGGGTCTGCTTGACAGCCTGACGGATGCGCTTGTGCCCGGGCAACGGGTCCTGCTGCCAAGGGGCGACCTTGGCCGGGATATTCTGCCCCGCGAGCTTGCCGGCAAAGGCCTTGACCCTGTCGAGATTGACGTGTATGAGACTGTCATTGCCGATAATCAGGACGAGGATACATTGGAGCTGCTTAGGGAAGGGAAGATCGATATCATCACCTTCGCCAGCTCGTCGTCCGTTACGAACCTATTCATCGTCCTGCGCCGGATGGGCATCGAAGATCCGGCTGCATTGCTGAAGGGCTCGGCGATTGCCTGCATCGGGCCGGTCACGGCCGAGACGGCCATGAATGCCGGGCTTGAGGTCAGCATACAGCCGAACGACTCGACGCTGGATGCGCTTGTCGCAGCAGTAGCAGCCTATCGGCTTGAAGCAAGATTGAAATAG
- the hemC gene encoding hydroxymethylbilane synthase yields MEQTKKRTIVVGTRQSALALTQTGQVIDQLKALCSEHNLPYDFEIRKIVTKGDRILDVMLSKVGGKGLFVKEIEEALLNKEIDLAVHSMKDMPYSLPDGLMNGATPKRVDPRDCLITKEGVTFDQLPQGALVGTSSLRRSCQLKHVRPDLRMESIRGNIDTRIRKLESEGFDAVVLASAGLYRMGWEERISSYVPVDICVPAVGQGALGIECRVDDSGVRELLQWINDPETAFTVEAERSFLGALNGGCQIPIGAHAILLDEKSSDGSPLLSLTGIVGSPDGSVLLKETRIGTDPKQVGIEAAEALKARGADRILAEVGG; encoded by the coding sequence ATGGAACAGACGAAGAAGCGCACCATTGTCGTAGGTACGAGACAGAGTGCTCTGGCGCTTACGCAAACAGGACAAGTTATCGATCAACTAAAGGCACTATGCAGCGAGCATAATCTGCCTTATGATTTTGAAATACGCAAGATCGTTACCAAGGGAGACCGGATACTGGACGTCATGCTGTCGAAGGTAGGCGGCAAAGGTCTTTTCGTCAAGGAAATCGAAGAGGCGCTGCTGAACAAAGAGATTGATTTGGCCGTACACAGCATGAAGGACATGCCTTATTCGCTTCCGGACGGCTTGATGAACGGCGCGACTCCCAAACGGGTCGACCCGCGGGATTGCCTGATTACGAAAGAGGGCGTGACGTTCGACCAGCTGCCGCAAGGCGCTTTGGTCGGAACGAGCAGTCTGCGGCGCTCATGTCAGCTGAAGCATGTCCGGCCGGATCTGAGGATGGAGTCCATCCGCGGTAACATCGATACCCGTATCCGTAAGCTGGAATCCGAAGGGTTCGACGCTGTCGTCCTGGCCTCGGCCGGACTTTACCGCATGGGCTGGGAGGAGCGTATCTCCTCTTATGTACCAGTGGATATATGCGTACCTGCGGTTGGCCAAGGTGCTCTAGGGATCGAGTGCCGGGTTGATGACAGCGGGGTTCGCGAACTGCTGCAATGGATTAACGATCCGGAGACGGCATTCACGGTCGAAGCGGAACGCAGCTTTCTGGGGGCGCTTAACGGCGGGTGTCAAATCCCGATCGGCGCACATGCAATCCTGCTGGATGAGAAATCATCCGATGGCTCGCCTTTACTATCTTTAACAGGTATAGTAGGCTCGCCGGACGGTTCGGTTCTCCTGAAGGAAACCCGGATAGGAACCGATCCCAAGCAGGTAGGTATCGAAGCGGCAGAGGCGCTCAAGGCGAGAGGAGCAGACCGCATATTAGCGGAAGTTGGGGGATGA
- a CDS encoding precorrin-2 dehydrogenase/sirohydrochlorin ferrochelatase family protein gives MAGYYPLMLDLRGKTCIVVGGGPVAERKIRSLLDADAEDVRVISPTVTKGIAELARSGSIQLRLGEYLEQDIDGARLVFAATGDPDLNRCVAAAAVVRGALTNVADDSAYGDFVTPSVIRRGDLVMAVTTGGASPALASGIGRDFMARYGPDYAGKVERLRELREHVRLRLADPDERRDLLRLAAEEALAGSLDELTGSSDADRMDEWIRRLRAAADRRQT, from the coding sequence ATGGCCGGTTATTATCCGTTAATGCTGGATTTGAGAGGGAAGACTTGCATCGTGGTCGGCGGAGGCCCGGTTGCGGAACGCAAAATTAGGAGCCTGCTGGATGCCGATGCCGAAGATGTCCGTGTTATTAGCCCTACCGTGACGAAAGGGATTGCAGAATTGGCCCGCAGCGGGTCTATCCAACTGAGGCTAGGGGAATACCTAGAACAAGACATTGATGGCGCACGATTGGTATTTGCAGCGACTGGCGATCCGGATTTGAATCGCTGCGTCGCGGCTGCAGCGGTTGTCAGGGGGGCGCTGACGAATGTTGCCGATGATTCGGCTTACGGGGATTTCGTGACCCCGTCAGTCATCAGGCGCGGCGATTTGGTGATGGCCGTAACGACAGGCGGCGCAAGTCCTGCGCTTGCAAGCGGCATCGGGCGTGATTTCATGGCGAGATACGGGCCTGATTATGCCGGGAAGGTCGAGCGTTTACGGGAGCTGCGGGAGCATGTCCGGCTTCGCCTCGCCGATCCGGATGAACGGCGTGACCTGCTGCGCCTGGCGGCGGAGGAAGCTTTGGCGGGATCATTGGATGAGCTTACGGGTAGCTCGGATGCGGACCGTATGGATGAATGGATAAGGCGGCTGCGCGCGGCGGCCGACAGGAGGCAGACATAG